From the Thermoplasmata archaeon genome, one window contains:
- a CDS encoding RlmE family RNA methyltransferase — MVRDVPKAWVKSRKHDRYYRAAKRQKYRSRAAIKLSQIDREYGLFRPGYTVVDLGAAPGGWSQIARERVGPKGRVLAVDLAPVRPIEGVEFLRGDFTDHAVQARIFELLRAPADVVLSDMAPHLSGNRPYDEARMLDLAEAALSFAARALRPRGDLLVKVFQGEGYRRFLGSAAVHFEGVKGVKPKASTPSSAELYVLARGRIG, encoded by the coding sequence ATGGTCCGCGATGTGCCCAAGGCCTGGGTCAAATCCCGGAAGCACGACCGCTACTACCGCGCCGCGAAACGCCAGAAGTACCGGAGCCGCGCCGCAATCAAGCTCTCCCAGATCGATCGGGAGTACGGGCTGTTCCGGCCCGGGTACACGGTCGTCGACCTGGGCGCCGCTCCCGGAGGTTGGTCTCAGATTGCGCGGGAACGCGTGGGGCCGAAGGGACGGGTCCTCGCGGTCGACCTCGCCCCCGTGCGGCCAATCGAGGGCGTGGAGTTCCTGCGAGGCGATTTCACGGACCACGCCGTGCAGGCGAGGATCTTCGAACTCCTCCGCGCACCCGCGGACGTGGTCCTCAGCGACATGGCGCCGCACCTGAGCGGCAACCGACCGTACGACGAGGCACGGATGCTCGACCTGGCGGAGGCAGCGCTCTCCTTCGCGGCACGAGCCCTACGCCCGCGAGGCGACCTGCTGGTGAAGGTCTTCCAAGGAGAGGGCTACCGCCGATTCCTTGGCAGCGCCGCCGTGCACTTCGAAGGGGTCAAAGGCGTCAAGCCCAAGGCCTCGACGCCCTCGAGCGCGGAACTCTACGTGCTCGCGCGAGGCCGAATCGGCTGA